The Pseudomonas sp. R4-35-07 genome contains a region encoding:
- a CDS encoding TrkH family potassium uptake protein: MALPTLRIIGFIIGIFLITLAIAMVVPMATLVIFERTGDLPSFLWASMITFIAGLALVIPGRPEHVHLRPRDMYLLTVTSWVVVCVFAALPFLLTQHISYTDSFFESMSGITATGSTVLSGLDSMSPGILMWRSLLHWLGGIGFIGMAVAILPLLRIGGMRLFQTESSDRSEKVMPRSHMVARLIVAAYVGITILGSLAFWWAGMGLFDAINHAMSAISTGGFSTSDESLAHWKQPAVHWVAVVVMILGSLPFTLYVATLRGNRQALIKDQQVQGLLGLLLVTWLVLGTWYWWTTNLHWLDALRHVALNVTSVVTTTGFALGDYSLWGNFSLMLFFYLGFIGGCSGSTAGGIKIFRFQVAYILLKANLNQLIHPRAVIKQKYNGHRLDEEIVRSILTFSFFFAITICAIALALSLLGLDWMTALTGAASTVSGVGPGLGETIGPAGNFASLPDAAKWILSLGMLLGRLEIITVFVLCIPAFWRH; encoded by the coding sequence ATGGCGTTGCCGACCCTGCGCATCATCGGTTTCATCATCGGCATCTTCCTGATCACGCTTGCGATCGCCATGGTCGTGCCCATGGCCACCCTGGTGATCTTCGAACGCACCGGCGACCTGCCCTCTTTCCTGTGGGCCAGCATGATCACCTTCATCGCCGGCCTGGCCCTGGTCATTCCCGGTCGCCCCGAGCATGTGCACCTGCGCCCACGGGACATGTACCTGCTGACGGTGACAAGCTGGGTGGTGGTGTGCGTGTTCGCGGCGCTGCCGTTTTTGCTGACCCAGCACATCAGCTACACCGACTCGTTTTTTGAAAGCATGTCCGGCATCACGGCCACCGGGTCCACGGTATTGAGTGGGCTGGACAGCATGTCGCCGGGCATCCTGATGTGGCGCTCGCTGTTGCACTGGCTCGGCGGTATCGGCTTTATCGGCATGGCGGTGGCGATCCTGCCACTGCTGCGCATCGGCGGCATGCGCCTGTTCCAGACCGAATCTTCGGACCGTTCGGAAAAGGTCATGCCACGCTCCCATATGGTGGCGCGGCTGATCGTTGCGGCGTATGTGGGCATCACCATCCTCGGCAGCCTGGCGTTCTGGTGGGCCGGGATGGGGTTGTTCGATGCGATCAACCACGCCATGTCGGCGATTTCCACTGGTGGGTTTTCCACCTCCGATGAATCCCTGGCGCACTGGAAGCAACCGGCGGTGCACTGGGTGGCGGTAGTGGTGATGATCCTCGGCAGCTTGCCGTTCACCCTGTATGTGGCGACATTGCGCGGCAACCGCCAGGCGCTGATCAAAGACCAGCAGGTGCAGGGTTTGCTCGGCCTGCTGCTGGTGACCTGGCTGGTGCTCGGCACCTGGTATTGGTGGACCACCAACCTGCACTGGCTGGACGCCCTGCGCCATGTGGCGTTGAACGTCACCTCGGTGGTAACCACCACCGGTTTCGCGCTGGGGGACTACAGCCTTTGGGGCAATTTCTCACTGATGCTGTTCTTCTATCTGGGCTTTATCGGCGGCTGTTCGGGCTCCACTGCCGGAGGGATCAAGATCTTCCGCTTCCAGGTTGCCTATATCCTGCTCAAGGCCAACCTTAACCAGCTGATTCACCCACGCGCGGTGATCAAACAGAAGTACAACGGCCATCGTCTCGATGAAGAAATCGTACGCTCGATCCTGACCTTTTCGTTTTTCTTCGCCATCACCATCTGCGCCATCGCGCTGGCCCTGTCACTGCTGGGGCTGGACTGGATGACCGCGTTGACCGGCGCGGCCAGCACTGTATCCGGCGTCGGCCCCGGCCTGGGTGAAACCATCGGCCCGGCCGGCAACTTCGCCAGCCTGCCGGATGCGGCCAAGTGGATTCTGTCGCTGGGCATGCTGCTGGGGCGGCTGGAAATTATTACGGTGTTTGTGCTTTGTATTCCGGCGTTCTGGCGTCACTGA
- a CDS encoding bifunctional diguanylate cyclase/phosphodiesterase: MKLELKNSLSVKLLRVVLLSALIVGVALSVAQIVFDAYKTRQAVAGDAQRILDMFRDPSTQAVYSLDREMGMQVIEGLFQDDAVRIASIGHPNETMLAEKSRALQHSSSRWLTDLILGQERTFTTALVGKGPYSEYYGDLSITLDTATYGEGFIVSSVIIFISGVLRALAMGLVLYLVYHWLLTKPLSRIIEHLTSINPDRPSEHKIPQLKGHERNELGLWINTANQLLESIERNTHLRHAAESSLLRMAQYDFLTGLPNRQKLQEQLDRILTDAGRRQRRVAVLCVGLDDFKSVNEQFTYQNGDKLLLALADRLRAHSGRLGALARLGGDQFALVQADIDQPYEAAELAQSILDDLEAEFALDQDQIRLRATIGITLFPEDGDSTEKLLQKAEQTMTLAKSRSRNRYQFYIASVDSEMRRRRELEKDLRDALSRDQFHLVYQPQISYRDLRVVGVEALIRWQHPEHGLVPPDLFIPLAEQNGTIIPIGEWVLDQACRQLREWHDQGFTELRMAVNLSTVQLHHTELPRVVNNLMQIYRLPPRSLELEVTETGLMEDISTAAQHLLSLRRSGALIAIDDFGTGYSSLSYLKSLPLDKIKIDKSFVQDLLDVDDDATIVRAIIQLGKSLGMQVIAEGVETAEQEAYIISEGCHEGQGYYYSKPLPARELAAYLKQSERNNAAIL, encoded by the coding sequence TTGAAGCTGGAACTCAAAAACAGCTTGTCGGTGAAGTTGCTACGGGTTGTCTTGCTCTCGGCATTGATCGTGGGCGTAGCGCTGAGCGTGGCGCAGATCGTGTTCGATGCCTACAAGACGCGCCAGGCCGTGGCCGGTGATGCCCAACGTATTCTCGACATGTTTCGCGACCCCTCGACCCAGGCCGTGTATAGCCTGGACCGCGAAATGGGCATGCAGGTGATCGAAGGATTGTTCCAGGATGACGCCGTGCGCATCGCGTCCATCGGTCATCCCAACGAAACCATGCTCGCGGAAAAAAGCCGCGCCTTGCAGCACTCTTCCAGCCGCTGGTTGACCGACCTGATTCTCGGGCAGGAGCGCACTTTCACCACCGCACTGGTCGGCAAGGGCCCCTACAGCGAGTATTACGGCGACCTGAGCATTACCCTCGACACCGCCACCTACGGCGAAGGCTTTATTGTCAGCTCAGTGATCATCTTTATTTCCGGCGTGCTGCGCGCCCTGGCCATGGGCCTGGTGCTGTACCTGGTGTATCACTGGCTGCTGACCAAACCGCTGTCGCGGATTATCGAACACCTGACGTCGATCAACCCGGACCGGCCCAGCGAGCACAAGATCCCGCAGCTCAAGGGGCATGAACGTAATGAGCTGGGCCTGTGGATAAACACCGCCAACCAGTTGCTTGAATCCATCGAACGCAACACCCACCTGCGCCACGCGGCCGAGTCCAGCCTGTTGCGCATGGCCCAGTATGACTTTCTCACCGGCCTGCCGAACCGCCAGAAGTTGCAGGAGCAACTGGACAGGATCCTGACCGATGCCGGCCGTCGCCAGCGCCGGGTGGCGGTGCTGTGCGTAGGATTGGATGACTTCAAGAGCGTCAACGAACAATTCACCTACCAGAACGGCGACAAACTGCTGCTGGCGCTGGCCGATCGTTTGCGCGCCCATAGCGGTCGCCTCGGCGCGCTCGCGCGCCTGGGGGGCGACCAGTTCGCCTTGGTGCAAGCCGATATCGACCAGCCCTACGAAGCCGCCGAGCTGGCGCAAAGCATCCTGGACGACCTGGAAGCGGAATTCGCCCTCGACCAGGACCAGATTCGTTTGCGCGCCACCATCGGCATCACCTTGTTCCCGGAAGACGGCGACAGCACGGAGAAATTGCTGCAAAAGGCCGAACAGACCATGACCCTGGCCAAAAGCCGCTCGCGCAACCGTTATCAGTTTTATATCGCCAGCGTCGACAGCGAAATGCGTCGGCGCCGTGAGCTGGAAAAAGACCTGCGCGATGCCTTGAGCCGCGACCAGTTCCACTTGGTGTACCAACCGCAGATCAGCTATCGCGACCTGCGCGTGGTTGGTGTAGAGGCGTTGATTCGCTGGCAGCACCCGGAACACGGCCTGGTTCCGCCGGACCTGTTCATCCCGCTGGCGGAACAGAATGGCACCATCATTCCCATCGGCGAATGGGTGCTTGACCAGGCGTGCCGCCAACTGCGCGAATGGCATGATCAGGGTTTCACCGAGCTGCGCATGGCGGTCAACCTGTCCACCGTGCAGTTGCACCACACCGAGTTGCCGCGGGTGGTCAACAACCTGATGCAGATTTACCGCCTGCCGCCGCGCAGCCTGGAGCTGGAAGTCACCGAAACGGGCCTGATGGAAGACATCAGCACCGCCGCCCAACACCTGTTGAGCCTGCGTCGTTCGGGGGCGCTGATCGCCATCGATGACTTCGGCACCGGTTATTCATCCCTCAGTTACCTCAAAAGCCTGCCGCTGGACAAGATCAAGATCGACAAGAGCTTCGTCCAGGACCTGCTGGACGTAGACGACGATGCGACCATCGTGCGGGCGATTATCCAACTGGGCAAAAGCCTGGGCATGCAGGTGATTGCCGAAGGCGTGGAGACCGCCGAACAGGAGGCCTACATCATTTCCGAGGGCTGCCATGAAGGCCAGGGTTACTACTACAGCAAACCGCTGCCGGCCCGGGAGTTGGCGGCTTACTTGAAACAATCGGAACGCAATAACGCGGCGATTCTTTGA
- a CDS encoding AraC family transcriptional regulator — translation MSERTTSASWAMGIVKALEMDGLDCRALFQQLGLDYAALSDPDARFAQDAMTRLWQRAVEVSGNPAIGLNMGKVVRPASFHVAGYALMSSNTLAEGFGRLVRYQRIIAESADLSFRLLPEGYALILTVHGDHLPPTRQSAEASLASALALCGWLTGRTLQPRKVLLQGAQPVDLAPYKQVFHAPLEFNAPYDALIFEQADMDAPLPTANEAMALLHDRFAGEYLARFSESRVTHKARQVLCRLLPQGEPKREVVAQTLHLSQRTLQRRLQEEGTSFQTLLDDTRRELAEQYLAQPSMTLLEIAYLLGFADPSNFFRAFRRWFDATPGEYRARLLQASSVSDARTPEYKAQTP, via the coding sequence ATGAGCGAACGAACAACTTCTGCAAGCTGGGCGATGGGGATAGTCAAGGCCTTGGAAATGGACGGCCTGGATTGCCGGGCCCTGTTCCAACAACTGGGGCTGGACTACGCCGCCCTCAGTGATCCCGACGCACGGTTTGCGCAAGACGCCATGACCCGTTTGTGGCAGCGCGCGGTGGAGGTGTCGGGCAACCCGGCAATTGGCCTGAACATGGGGAAAGTGGTGCGCCCGGCATCGTTTCATGTGGCCGGTTATGCCTTGATGTCCAGCAACACCCTGGCCGAAGGCTTCGGGCGCCTGGTGCGTTACCAGCGCATCATCGCCGAAAGCGCCGACTTGAGCTTCCGCTTGTTACCCGAGGGGTATGCGCTGATTCTGACAGTGCACGGCGACCATCTGCCGCCCACCCGGCAAAGCGCCGAAGCCTCGCTGGCCAGCGCGTTGGCGCTGTGCGGCTGGCTCACCGGGCGAACCCTGCAACCGCGTAAAGTACTGTTGCAAGGCGCTCAGCCGGTCGACCTGGCGCCCTATAAACAGGTGTTCCATGCGCCGCTGGAATTCAATGCGCCCTATGACGCGCTGATTTTCGAACAGGCTGACATGGATGCTCCGCTGCCCACGGCCAACGAGGCCATGGCGCTGCTGCATGATCGTTTTGCCGGAGAATACCTGGCGCGCTTTTCCGAAAGCCGCGTGACTCACAAGGCACGGCAAGTGCTGTGCCGCCTGCTGCCCCAGGGCGAACCCAAGCGCGAAGTGGTGGCGCAGACGTTGCACCTGTCCCAGCGTACCTTGCAGCGGCGTTTGCAGGAGGAGGGCACCAGCTTCCAGACCCTGCTCGATGACACCCGCCGCGAGCTGGCCGAGCAATACCTGGCGCAGCCGAGCATGACCTTGCTGGAAATTGCCTACCTATTGGGGTTCGCCGACCCGAGCAACTTCTTTCGCGCGTTTCGCCGCTGGTTCGACGCCACGCCCGGCGAATACCGGGCGCGGTTGCTGCAAGCGTCGAGCGTCAGTGACGCCAGAACGCCGGAATACAAAGCACAAACACCGTAA
- a CDS encoding imelysin family protein produces the protein MIRMPLATASLLAIAISLAGCGEGKDKAAAPQAPAAASTTAPAPAAPAGQVDEAAAKAVVAHYADMVFAVYSDAESTAKTLQTAIDTFLANPNDDTLKAARTAWIAARVPYLQSEVFRFGNTIIDDWEGQVNAWPLDEGLIDYVDKSYEHALGNPGANANIIANTEVQVGEDKVDVKEITPEKLASLNELGGSEANVATGYHAIEFLLWGQDLNGTGPGAGNRPASDYMTGDGATGGHNERRRTYLRAVTQLLVSDLQEMVGNWKPNVEDNYRATLESEPATDGLRKMLFGMGSLSLGELAGERMKVSLEANSPEDEQDCFSDNTHNSHFYDAKGIRNVYLGEYTRVDGNKLTGPSLSSLVAKADPAADAALKADLAATEAKIQVMVDHAAKGEHYDQLIAAGNDAGNQIVRDAIAALVKQTGSIEAAAGKLGISDLNPDSADHEF, from the coding sequence ATGATTCGTATGCCCCTGGCCACCGCCAGTCTGCTGGCTATCGCCATTTCTCTCGCCGGTTGCGGCGAAGGTAAAGACAAGGCCGCCGCGCCTCAGGCGCCTGCCGCTGCCAGCACTACCGCCCCAGCGCCCGCCGCGCCTGCGGGCCAGGTCGACGAGGCTGCCGCCAAGGCCGTGGTCGCGCATTACGCAGACATGGTGTTTGCGGTGTACAGCGACGCCGAGTCCACCGCGAAAACCCTGCAGACCGCCATCGACACCTTCCTGGCCAACCCGAACGACGACACGCTCAAAGCGGCCCGTACCGCCTGGATCGCTGCGCGCGTACCTTACCTGCAGAGTGAAGTGTTCCGCTTCGGCAACACCATCATCGACGACTGGGAAGGCCAGGTGAACGCCTGGCCCCTGGACGAGGGGCTGATCGACTATGTCGACAAATCCTACGAACACGCACTGGGCAATCCAGGCGCCAACGCCAACATCATCGCCAACACCGAGGTACAGGTCGGCGAAGACAAGGTCGACGTCAAGGAGATCACCCCGGAAAAACTCGCGAGCCTCAATGAGCTGGGCGGTTCCGAAGCCAACGTCGCCACCGGCTATCACGCCATCGAATTCCTGCTCTGGGGCCAGGACCTCAACGGTACCGGTCCAGGCGCCGGGAACCGCCCGGCCTCGGATTACATGACCGGTGACGGTGCCACCGGCGGCCACAACGAGCGTCGTCGTACCTACCTGCGCGCCGTAACCCAGCTGCTGGTCAGCGACCTGCAGGAAATGGTCGGCAACTGGAAGCCCAACGTCGAAGACAACTACCGCGCCACCCTGGAGTCGGAACCGGCTACCGACGGCCTGCGCAAAATGTTGTTCGGCATGGGCAGCCTGTCCCTCGGCGAGCTGGCTGGCGAACGCATGAAGGTGTCCCTGGAGGCCAACTCGCCGGAAGACGAGCAGGACTGCTTCAGCGACAACACGCATAACTCGCACTTCTATGACGCCAAGGGCATCCGCAACGTCTACCTGGGCGAGTACACCCGCGTCGACGGCAACAAGCTGACCGGCCCGAGCCTGTCGTCCCTGGTTGCCAAAGCCGACCCGGCGGCCGATGCAGCCCTCAAGGCTGACCTGGCGGCGACCGAAGCGAAGATCCAGGTGATGGTTGACCACGCCGCCAAGGGCGAGCACTACGACCAGTTGATCGCAGCCGGTAACGATGCGGGTAACCAGATCGTGCGTGACGCAATCGCTGCACTGGTCAAGCAGACCGGTTCAATCGAAGCCGCTGCGGGCAAACTGGGCATCAGCGACCTGAACCCGGACAGCGCTGATCACGAGTTCTGA
- a CDS encoding superoxide dismutase yields the protein MAFELPPLPYAHDALQPHISKETLEYHHDKHHNTYVVNLNNLVPGTEFEGKTLEEIVKSSSGGIFNNAAQVWNHTFYWNCLAPNAGGQPTGALAEAINAAFGSFDKFKEEFSKTSIGTFGSGWGWLVKKADGSLALASTIGAGNPLTNGDTPLLTCDVWEHAYYIDYRNVRPKYVEAFWNLVNWKFVAEQFEGKTFTA from the coding sequence ATGGCTTTCGAATTGCCGCCGCTGCCCTACGCACACGATGCCCTGCAGCCGCACATCTCCAAGGAAACCCTGGAGTATCACCACGACAAGCACCACAACACCTATGTCGTGAACCTGAACAACCTGGTGCCAGGCACCGAGTTCGAAGGCAAGACCCTGGAAGAAATCGTCAAGTCTTCCTCGGGCGGTATCTTCAACAACGCCGCTCAGGTCTGGAACCACACGTTCTACTGGAACTGCCTGGCGCCAAACGCCGGCGGCCAACCTACCGGTGCACTGGCTGAAGCCATCAACGCTGCATTCGGTTCGTTCGACAAGTTCAAAGAAGAGTTCAGCAAGACGTCCATCGGCACCTTCGGTTCCGGTTGGGGCTGGCTGGTGAAGAAGGCTGACGGTTCCCTGGCCCTGGCCAGCACCATCGGCGCAGGCAACCCGCTGACCAACGGCGACACCCCGCTGCTGACCTGCGATGTCTGGGAACACGCCTACTACATCGACTACCGCAACGTGCGTCCGAAGTATGTAGAAGCGTTCTGGAACCTGGTCAACTGGAAGTTCGTGGCCGAGCAGTTCGAAGGCAAGACCTTCACTGCCTAA
- a CDS encoding LysE/ArgO family amino acid transporter, with the protein MWQSYLNGLLVSLGLIMAIGSQNAFVLAQSLRREHHLPVAALCVVCDALLVAAGVFGLATVLAQSPLLLGIARWGGAAFLLWYGTLALRRAFSKQSLEQGAHLKVRSLRAVLLSALAVTLLNPHVYLDTVLLIGSLGAQQTEPGAYVAGAASASLLWFATLALGAAWLAPWLARPATWRLLDLLVAVMMFSVAYQLISAP; encoded by the coding sequence ATGTGGCAAAGCTATCTGAATGGGCTGTTGGTGTCCCTCGGTCTGATCATGGCGATCGGCAGCCAAAACGCCTTTGTCTTGGCGCAAAGCCTGCGCCGTGAACATCACCTGCCGGTGGCCGCGTTGTGCGTGGTGTGTGATGCCTTGCTGGTGGCAGCCGGCGTATTCGGCCTGGCGACGGTGCTGGCGCAAAGCCCGCTGCTGCTGGGCATTGCCCGTTGGGGCGGCGCGGCGTTCCTGCTGTGGTACGGCACCCTGGCATTGCGTCGAGCGTTTTCGAAACAGAGCCTGGAGCAAGGCGCACACCTCAAGGTGCGCTCATTGCGCGCGGTGTTGCTCAGCGCCCTGGCGGTGACCCTGCTCAACCCCCACGTGTACCTGGACACCGTGCTGTTGATCGGCTCACTGGGCGCGCAGCAAACCGAACCGGGCGCGTATGTAGCGGGCGCCGCCAGCGCTTCGTTGCTGTGGTTCGCAACACTGGCCCTCGGCGCGGCGTGGTTGGCCCCCTGGCTGGCGCGCCCGGCCACCTGGCGCCTGCTGGACCTGCTGGTGGCCGTGATGATGTTCAGCGTGGCCTACCAATTAATCAGTGCGCCATGA
- a CDS encoding LysR family transcriptional regulator ArgP: MFDYKLLSALAAVVEQAGFERGAQVLGLSQSAVSQRIKLLEARVGQPVLVRATPPTPTDIGRRLLNHVQQVRLLERDLQSQVPALDEEGMPERLRIALNADSLATWWALAVSDFCAEQHLLLDLVVEDQTVGLKRMRAGEVAACICASERPVAGARSLVLGAMRYRALASPAFIARHFPAGVQADQLASTPALVFGPDDFLQHRYLASLGVNGGFEHHLCPSSEGFIRLTEAGLGWGLVPELQVRDQLQNGLLVELLPDKPIDVPLYWHHWRSGGQLLGLLTEHLAQVCGQWLVPYQQ; this comes from the coding sequence ATGTTCGACTATAAATTGCTTTCCGCGTTGGCGGCCGTAGTGGAACAGGCGGGCTTCGAGCGCGGCGCGCAGGTGCTGGGGCTGTCGCAGTCGGCCGTGTCCCAGCGGATCAAGCTGCTGGAAGCGCGCGTCGGCCAACCGGTACTGGTACGGGCAACGCCGCCGACCCCCACCGATATCGGCCGGCGCTTGCTCAACCATGTGCAACAGGTGCGGCTGCTGGAGCGCGACCTGCAAAGCCAGGTGCCTGCGTTGGACGAAGAAGGCATGCCCGAGCGCTTGCGCATCGCGCTGAATGCCGACAGCCTCGCCACCTGGTGGGCGCTGGCGGTGAGTGATTTCTGCGCCGAACAGCACTTGCTGCTGGACCTGGTGGTAGAGGACCAGACTGTCGGCCTCAAACGCATGCGCGCCGGTGAAGTGGCGGCCTGCATCTGCGCCAGCGAGCGCCCGGTGGCCGGCGCCCGCAGCCTTGTGCTTGGAGCCATGCGTTATCGCGCATTGGCCAGCCCCGCGTTTATCGCGCGGCACTTCCCCGCTGGCGTGCAGGCCGACCAACTGGCCAGTACCCCGGCCCTGGTGTTCGGGCCGGATGATTTCCTGCAACACCGTTACCTGGCTTCGCTCGGGGTGAACGGTGGTTTCGAGCACCATTTATGCCCGTCGTCCGAAGGCTTTATCCGCCTGACGGAAGCCGGCCTGGGCTGGGGCCTGGTACCCGAACTGCAGGTACGCGACCAACTGCAAAACGGCCTGTTGGTCGAATTGCTGCCAGATAAGCCCATCGACGTGCCGCTGTACTGGCATCATTGGCGCAGCGGCGGGCAACTGTTGGGCCTGTTGACCGAGCATCTGGCACAGGTCTGTGGGCAATGGTTGGTGCCCTATCAGCAGTGA
- a CDS encoding ACT domain-containing protein, whose product MVGETSLATLLRSMSPQLNDGDYVFCTLPDHRIPASCEVIGSFREPEGLTLILERRHAEQAGLAFDYVAAWITLNVHSALEAVGLTAAFASALGKAGISCNVIAGYYHDHLFVGRADAERALHVLHQLAADAE is encoded by the coding sequence ATGGTTGGCGAAACTTCCCTGGCAACCCTGTTGCGCAGCATGAGCCCTCAGCTCAATGACGGTGACTACGTATTCTGCACCCTGCCCGATCACCGCATTCCGGCCAGTTGCGAGGTGATCGGCAGCTTTCGCGAGCCAGAAGGCCTGACGTTGATCCTGGAGCGCCGGCACGCCGAGCAGGCTGGCCTGGCCTTCGACTATGTGGCGGCATGGATCACCTTGAATGTGCATTCAGCCCTCGAAGCGGTGGGCCTGACCGCTGCGTTCGCCAGCGCGCTGGGAAAAGCCGGTATCAGTTGCAACGTGATCGCCGGTTATTACCACGACCACCTGTTTGTCGGTCGCGCGGATGCCGAGCGCGCCCTGCATGTGTTGCACCAGTTGGCGGCGGACGCGGAGTAA